Part of the Streptococcus ilei genome is shown below.
AGCCAATACAGAATAATTCTTCCATTCTTAAATTCCTTTTTTGTATACAATCGGACCATATTTTTCGGCCATTTGCTTCATAACACGGCGTTCACGCGCTCGGTTGATCTGGGTCTTGATGGAATCATGCTTGACCAAGGGCTTGACCAAAATCGAACGAATGCCCGCCCGATGAGCAGCCCGAATATCGGTCATTAGTTGATCCCCCACCATGACCACTTCATTTTTCTCATAGTGGAAACGCTTGAGAGCCCGATCAATCCCAAAGGTAAAGGGCTTGAGTGACCAAGCTTCATAGTCAATATCAAATTTCTCAACCGCACGTTTGACCCGTTTAGGACTATTATTGGACACCACGATGACCCGAATCCCGCCATCACGAAGGTCATGCAACCACTGGCGCATTTCAGGAGTTCCATCCGGATTATTCCAAGCAATCAAGGTGTTATCCAAATCCACAAGAACGGCCTTGATGCCCTCTTTTTTCAAGTCTGCAACGGTGA
Proteins encoded:
- a CDS encoding YqeG family HAD IIIA-type phosphatase; amino-acid sequence: MSIENYKPDFAVEAAYDLTVADLKKEGIKAVLVDLDNTLIAWNNPDGTPEMRQWLHDLRDGGIRVIVVSNNSPKRVKRAVEKFDIDYEAWSLKPFTFGIDRALKRFHYEKNEVVMVGDQLMTDIRAAHRAGIRSILVKPLVKHDSIKTQINRARERRVMKQMAEKYGPIVYKKGI